In a genomic window of Quercus lobata isolate SW786 chromosome 4, ValleyOak3.0 Primary Assembly, whole genome shotgun sequence:
- the LOC115987402 gene encoding thaumatin-like protein encodes MALKLLHLLLVLSFIGVDAAVFTLQNNCRNTVWPGIQGGEGKAPLMNGGLRLRSGENVNISAPEGWSGRFWGRSLCSFDQSGRGTCITGDCGGQLQCSGTGGAPPATLAEFTLNSPVDYYDVSLVDGYNMPVSIIPLGVSSSCNRATCVSDLNQRCPNGLEVKRNGRVVACKSACLALNRPQYCCTGQYSNAQTCKPTSYSNAFKAACPTAYTYAFDDQTSLFTCDGADYLIRFC; translated from the exons ATGGCATTAAAGCTACTTCACCTTCTCTTGGTTCTCTCTTTTATAG GTGTTGATGCTGCCGTTTTTACGTTACAAAACAACTGTAGAAACACCGTGTGGCCAGGGATCCAAGGCGGAGAAGGAAAAGCTCCACTAATGAATGGTGGTCTGCGGCTAAGAAGTGGAGAAAATGTGAATATCAGTGCCCCAGAAGGGTGGTCAGGCCGGTTCTGGGGCCGCAGTTTGTGTTCATTTGATCAGTCAGGCAGGGGAACATGCATCACCGGAGACTGTGGTGGCCAATTGCAATGTTCCGGAACAGGCGGTGCACCACCTGCTACGCTTGCAGAGTTTACCCTAAATAGTCCTGTGGATTATTATGATGTTAGCCTAGTCGATGGCTATAACATGCCTGTCTCAATAATCCCTTTGGGTGTTTCAAGCTCATGTAACCGTGCTACGTGTGTTTCTGACTTGAACCAACGCTGCCCTAATGGCTTGGAAGTGAAGAGAAATGGGCGTGTTGTTGCGTGCAAGAGTGCATGCTTGGCATTGAATAGGCCTCAGTATTGCTGCACTGGACAATACAGCAATGCTCAGACTTGCAAGCCTACAAGCTATTCGAATGCGTTCAAGGCTGCTTGTCCTACTGCTTATACTTATGCCTTTGATGATCAGACAAGCCTTTTTACTTGTGATGGAGCTGATTACTTGATTaggttttgttaa
- the LOC115985548 gene encoding ras-related protein RGP1-like: MANLQQKIDYVFKVVLIGDSAVGKSQLLARFARNEFSLDSKATIGVEFQTRTLLIDHKTVKAQIWDTAGQERYRAVTSAYYRGAVGAMLVYDITKRQSFDHVAKWLEELRGHADKNIVIILVGNKSDLGSLRAVPVEDAKEFAERENLFFMETSALEATNVESAFLTILTEIYRIISKKALIANDEHESGGNSSLLTGTKIVVPGQEPVEPVRRFSCCSS, translated from the exons ATGGCGAATTTGCAGCAGAAGATCGACTACGTGTTCAAGGTGGTGTTGATCGGAGACTCGGCGGTTGGGAAATCACAGCTGCTTGCTCGGTTCGCGAGGAACGAGTTCAGTTTAGACTCCAAAGCCACCATCGGTGTCGAGTTCCAAACCAGGACGCTCCTCATCGATCACAAGACCGTCAAGGCTCAGATTTGGGACACTGCTGGTCAAGAAAG ATACAGAGCAGTGACTAGTGCATACTACAGAGGTGCAGTGGGGGCGATGCTAGTCTATGACATCACCAAGCGTCAATCATTTGATCATGTAGCTAAGTGGTTAGAGGAGTTACGGGGCCATGCCGACAAAAATATTGTCATCATACTTGTAGGCAACAAGTCTGACTTGGGGTCCCTTCGAGCTGTACCTGTTGAGGACGCCAAAGAGTTTGCCGAAAGGGAGAACCTCTTCTTTATGGAGACATCAGCCCTTGAGGCCACTAATGTTGAATCAGCTTTCCTCACAATCCTCACAGAAATCTATCGAATCATCAGCAAGAAGGCTCTTATTGCCAATGATGAACATGAATCTGGAGGAAATTCATCACTTCTCACAGGAACAAAGATTGTTGTCCCTGGTCAGGAGCCAGTTGAACCTGTACGGAGATTCAGCTGTTGCAGTTCTTGA
- the LOC115985549 gene encoding octanoyltransferase LIP2p, chloroplastic-like gives MILAASTHFLITVPTSPSHNHTKKSYRLHSHTTTLSKSNQVSDSKSTSIIFNDQSRTCECFNLYKELVPYDKAWDWQKQIVKEKKALVEKNQDCQDTLIILQHHPVYTLGTASSEEYLNFDIKDAPYDIYRTERGGEVTYPHILVMYPIINLRNHKMDLHWYLRALEEVVIRVLSSTFSIKASRLEGFTGVWVGDKKVAAVGIRVSQWITYHGLALNVNTDLTPFHSIVPCGIRNRQVGSIKGLLGEFQPSTGCGKAGVLHSNDCQLIDITHSSLIKEFSEVFQLEIFHKTIPMPEFEDTTPRRSFTWKLT, from the exons ATGATTCTCGCAGCATCGACTCACTTTTTAATCACTGTTCCGACAAGCCCATCTcacaatcacacaaaaaaatcaTACCGGCTTCACTCTCATACAACAACCTTGTCAAAATCGAACCAAGTCTCAGATTCCAAATCCACCTCAATAATATTCAATGACCAATCAAGAAC GTGCGAGTGTTTCAATTTGTACAAGGAGCTGGTTCCTTACGACAAGGCATGGGATTGGCAGAAACAAATTGTTAAGGAGAAGAAGGCCTTGGTTGAGAAAAACCAAGATTGCCAGGACACACTAATCATTCTACAGCATCACCCTGTGTATACATTGGGCACAGCTAGTTCAGAAGAATACCTTAATTTCGACATCAAGGATGCTCCTTACGATATTTACAGAACCGAACGCGGCGGGGAGGTTACTTATCCACACATT CTAGTTATGTACCCTATTATCAATCTCAGAAATCACAAGATGGATCTTCATTGGTACCTTAGGGCACTTGAAGAGGTGGTCATCCGTGTTCTTTCCTCGACATTCTCTATCAAGGCATCTCGACTTGAGGGCTTTACTGGTGTTTGGGTTG GAGATAAGAAAGTGGCAGCGGTTGGGATACGAGTATCTCAGTGGATAACATATCACGGGTTAGCACTGAATGTCAACACAGATCTAACCCCATTTCACTCAATAGTCCCATGTGGAATACGAAACCGTCAGGTTGGAAGTATTAAGGGGTTGCTAGGAGAATTTCAGCCATCCACTGGATGTGGGAAAGCAGGTGTGCTTCATTCCAATGATTGTCAATTGATTGATATCACTCACTCATCTTTGATCAAGGAATTTTCAGAGGTTTTTCAGCTCGAAATCTTTCATAAAACCATCCCCATGCCTGAGTTTGAAGATACGACACCTAGAAGGTCTTTCACATGGAAACTAACCTGA